In Thermococcus alcaliphilus, one DNA window encodes the following:
- a CDS encoding DUF3368 domain-containing protein — protein sequence MRIVFNTSPLIFLEKLKYLDKIFDVFSEVIIPKAVYDEIRAKNDKSSKKIAELINMGKIKVLQVKVNAEEIAGLHKGESEAIILAKRNNCWVALDDLKARKVARSEGVKVIGTLGILKLLKELNLAEFESEDLFKELTRVGFRIKKELFFEIFKE from the coding sequence GTGAGGATAGTCTTTAACACATCCCCACTGATCTTCTTAGAAAAGCTAAAATACCTCGACAAAATTTTTGATGTCTTTAGTGAGGTTATAATCCCAAAGGCAGTCTATGATGAAATTAGAGCAAAAAATGACAAATCCTCGAAGAAGATTGCTGAACTGATTAACATGGGAAAAATTAAAGTTCTCCAAGTAAAAGTAAATGCAGAAGAAATTGCAGGGTTGCATAAAGGGGAGAGCGAAGCAATAATCTTGGCGAAGAGGAATAACTGCTGGGTTGCTTTGGATGATTTAAAAGCTCGAAAAGTTGCGAGGAGCGAAGGGGTTAAGGTAATTGGGACATTGGGCATTTTAAAGCTCTTAAAAGAATTAAACTTAGCCGAATTTGAATCCGAAGACCTTTTTAAAGAGCTAACTCGAGTAGGATTTAGAATTAAAAAGGAGCTGTTCTTTGAAATTTTTAAGGAATGA
- a CDS encoding nucleotidyltransferase domain-containing protein encodes MPDDILSTIKNTILDAASKKNVSIEKIILFGSRARGDYTHKSDWDIVIITTTPLKKPLFWDLYIEIKRELTKNKIPADIIIIPKSIFEKKRRVVGNVAYYANKEGKIIWRKSSKRSKDGLKKQKMTY; translated from the coding sequence ATGCCAGATGATATCCTATCCACGATAAAAAACACAATTCTAGACGCAGCATCTAAGAAAAATGTGTCTATTGAGAAAATTATTCTTTTTGGCTCCAGAGCTAGAGGAGATTATACACACAAGAGTGACTGGGATATAGTGATTATTACAACAACTCCCCTCAAAAAGCCTCTTTTCTGGGATTTATATATTGAAATTAAAAGAGAATTGACTAAAAATAAAATCCCAGCCGATATCATCATTATTCCAAAATCAATATTTGAAAAAAAGAGGAGAGTAGTTGGAAACGTAGCATACTACGCCAACAAGGAGGGTAAAATAATATGGAGGAAATCCTCGAAGAGGTCAAAAGATGGATTAAAAAAGCAGAAGATGACCTATTAG
- a CDS encoding AAA family ATPase: MEGKEFMERLKKEVNKAVVGKEDVIEFLTIALLSEGHVLIEGIPGVAKTTIAKAFSKAIGLKFSRIQLTPDLLPADIIGIFYYDQKTKEWTIKHGPIFANVILADEINRAQPKTQSALLEAMQERQVTIEGVTHKLPEPFLVIATMNPLEHEGVYVLPEAQLDRFMLKIEVGFPDKDEEIMLLKRKSRDEFWDVEPIVTHEELLELMRKVREVSVSDEVIEYIYAIISKTRSDERLLFGASPRAGEHLLYAAKASAFLDGRDYVIPDDVKKVAPSVLSHRLLLKAEYELEGIKTKDIIREILEDTEVPV; encoded by the coding sequence ATGGAAGGTAAAGAGTTCATGGAGAGGCTTAAGAAGGAAGTCAACAAAGCAGTTGTTGGTAAGGAAGATGTTATAGAGTTTTTGACAATTGCCTTGCTTTCAGAGGGGCACGTGCTGATTGAGGGAATTCCAGGAGTTGCGAAAACCACAATAGCCAAGGCGTTTTCAAAGGCAATAGGGCTGAAGTTCTCGAGGATACAGCTTACGCCGGATTTGCTTCCCGCTGACATCATTGGAATCTTCTACTACGATCAGAAGACAAAGGAATGGACTATAAAGCATGGGCCGATTTTTGCAAACGTCATTTTGGCAGATGAGATAAACAGGGCTCAGCCAAAGACACAATCGGCTCTGCTAGAGGCCATGCAGGAGAGGCAGGTGACCATAGAGGGCGTAACCCACAAGCTTCCAGAGCCTTTTTTGGTGATAGCTACTATGAACCCTCTTGAGCACGAGGGTGTTTACGTTTTGCCCGAGGCGCAGCTAGACAGGTTCATGCTGAAAATAGAGGTCGGCTTTCCGGACAAAGATGAAGAGATAATGCTCCTTAAGAGGAAGAGCCGAGATGAATTCTGGGATGTTGAGCCAATAGTGACTCATGAGGAGCTGCTGGAGCTCATGAGGAAAGTAAGAGAAGTTTCAGTCAGCGACGAGGTAATTGAGTACATATACGCCATCATCTCTAAAACGAGGAGCGACGAGAGGCTCCTCTTTGGGGCTTCTCCGAGGGCTGGAGAGCACTTGCTCTATGCAGCAAAGGCTTCAGCTTTCCTTGACGGGAGGGACTACGTAATTCCAGATGATGTTAAGAAAGTCGCCCCATCAGTTTTGAGCCATAGGCTGCTTCTAAAGGCTGAGTACGAGCTTGAAGGGATTAAAACCAAGGACATAATACGGGAAATCCTTGAGGACACAGAAGTGCCGGTGTAG
- a CDS encoding ATP-binding protein — MKFYDREKELKALEKSFNLTKRRSSLVIITGRRRIGKTRLIREFFSRKNIPYLDFFVPVKEESLLLEDFQEEISEKLGYSPKFENFEDFLSFLFKTQDKIPIFFDEFQNFLKINPSIIHDLQKFWDEYKEEKRFFIVLSGSYIGMMKKVFLLRKSPLYGRSDLYIDLKPLKPNVVFQMLDDLGIKDFEEKIKFYGVFGGVPKYYEYLELFNEKTFFSFLEEMLRFSSILQSEGEALLIEEFGRAHKIYFSILEAIANSRNTLVEIANAISQKPTTITKYLKALEEYFNLISREKPLLEKKSKKSRYIINDYFLNFWFTFIRKNQNLVETENYDALIRKIENGFPNYFGRIFERVVRDILVELNQRGVLEFDEIGPQWGKSQKGSYEIDLVATKGNKALFIEVKWRDDVNGKKVLEDLMEKAELTKWNGEKEFLIIAKSFKKRVPDATCWDLRDLERLIAAQS, encoded by the coding sequence ATGAAATTCTACGACAGGGAGAAGGAGCTCAAAGCCCTGGAAAAAAGCTTTAACCTCACAAAAAGGAGGTCTTCCCTAGTTATAATTACCGGTAGGCGTAGAATTGGAAAAACAAGACTCATTAGAGAATTTTTCTCAAGGAAAAATATTCCTTACTTAGACTTTTTTGTACCGGTGAAGGAGGAGTCACTCTTACTTGAGGACTTTCAGGAGGAGATAAGCGAAAAGCTTGGCTATTCCCCAAAATTTGAGAACTTTGAGGATTTTTTGAGCTTCTTGTTCAAAACCCAAGATAAGATACCAATATTTTTTGATGAGTTTCAGAACTTTCTCAAAATAAACCCCTCCATAATTCACGACCTTCAAAAGTTCTGGGATGAATACAAAGAAGAGAAACGTTTTTTCATTGTGCTTTCTGGATCTTACATAGGGATGATGAAAAAGGTGTTCCTCCTTAGAAAATCCCCCCTGTATGGTAGGAGCGACCTTTATATAGACCTTAAGCCGTTGAAACCAAACGTTGTTTTTCAAATGCTTGATGACCTTGGTATAAAGGACTTTGAGGAAAAAATAAAGTTTTATGGAGTTTTTGGTGGCGTGCCTAAGTATTATGAGTATCTTGAACTATTTAACGAAAAGACTTTCTTCAGCTTTCTGGAAGAGATGCTAAGATTTTCCTCTATTCTGCAGAGTGAGGGTGAAGCTTTGCTCATAGAAGAGTTTGGGAGAGCCCACAAGATATATTTCTCTATCTTGGAAGCCATTGCGAACAGTAGAAACACCCTCGTTGAGATAGCAAACGCAATCTCCCAGAAACCCACTACCATAACGAAGTACCTGAAAGCCCTGGAAGAATATTTCAATTTGATTTCAAGAGAAAAACCCCTGCTGGAGAAAAAAAGTAAAAAATCCCGTTATATAATCAACGATTACTTCCTAAACTTCTGGTTTACCTTCATACGAAAGAACCAAAATCTGGTTGAAACAGAGAACTATGATGCCCTGATAAGGAAAATTGAAAATGGCTTCCCCAACTACTTTGGCAGGATATTCGAAAGGGTTGTGAGGGATATTCTTGTTGAACTGAACCAGAGGGGAGTTCTGGAATTCGACGAAATTGGGCCACAATGGGGTAAGAGCCAGAAAGGAAGCTACGAAATTGACCTCGTTGCAACAAAAGGCAACAAAGCTTTGTTTATTGAGGTTAAATGGAGAGATGACGTTAATGGAAAAAAAGTTTTGGAAGATTTAATGGAAAAAGCGGAATTAACAAAATGGAACGGGGAGAAAGAATTCCTAATAATTGCAAAGAGCTTTAAAAAGAGAGTCCCTGATGCCACATGCTGGGATTTAAGAGATCTGGAAAGATTAATAGCCGCCCAAAGCTAG
- a CDS encoding HEPN domain-containing protein: MEEILEEVKRWIKKAEDDLLVAREMLRFRKRIPWIICFHAQQAVEKYLKAFLIFHQVEFRKTHDISDLLELCISIDKDFEKLRDVKIEKLTYYAVESRYPGFYEPDLEDAQEAVLIAEKVRESVIKKLKLS, encoded by the coding sequence ATGGAGGAAATCCTCGAAGAGGTCAAAAGATGGATTAAAAAAGCAGAAGATGACCTATTAGTTGCAAGGGAGATGTTACGCTTTCGAAAGAGAATTCCATGGATAATATGCTTTCACGCCCAGCAAGCCGTTGAAAAATACCTTAAAGCGTTTTTGATTTTTCATCAAGTTGAATTTAGAAAAACCCACGACATAAGTGATTTATTGGAGTTATGTATAAGCATAGACAAAGATTTTGAGAAACTTCGAGATGTGAAAATTGAAAAGCTCACATATTATGCCGTAGAATCCAGATATCCTGGGTTTTATGAGCCAGATTTAGAGGATGCTCAAGAAGCAGTTTTAATTGCAGAGAAAGTGAGAGAAAGCGTAATCAAAAAACTTAAACTTTCTTAA
- a CDS encoding HAD-IIA family hydrolase, which translates to MIGIIFDMDGVIYRGKEPIEGANEVIKFLKANKIPFIFLTNNSTRNARMYKEKLQKMGIDVEEEQIITSGHATAKYLSRNFERGNVFVIGGEGLVEEIKSIGWPVISVENAKERWREIKYVVVGLDPKLTYEKLKYGCLAIRNGALFIGTNPDTTYPSEEGILPGAGSIIAALKAATEKEPLIIGKPNKPVFEVVKEKLNADEIWVVGDRLDTDIEFAKRINAKAIMVLTGVNTLEDIEKSKVKPDVVMPSIKELIKYLEVYLEQQKPRE; encoded by the coding sequence ATGATCGGAATCATTTTTGATATGGACGGGGTCATTTACAGGGGAAAAGAACCTATTGAAGGAGCAAATGAGGTTATCAAGTTTTTAAAAGCGAATAAAATCCCATTCATTTTTCTCACCAACAACTCCACAAGAAATGCCAGAATGTACAAAGAAAAGCTCCAAAAGATGGGAATTGACGTTGAGGAAGAGCAAATAATAACCTCCGGCCATGCAACGGCTAAGTATTTGAGCAGAAACTTTGAGAGGGGCAACGTTTTTGTAATCGGTGGAGAGGGGCTTGTGGAAGAGATAAAATCAATAGGCTGGCCCGTAATAAGCGTTGAAAACGCAAAGGAACGGTGGAGGGAAATAAAATACGTTGTAGTTGGTCTTGACCCAAAGCTTACCTATGAAAAGCTCAAATACGGCTGTTTAGCCATAAGAAATGGTGCGCTCTTTATAGGGACTAACCCCGACACAACTTACCCAAGTGAAGAGGGTATTTTGCCTGGGGCTGGCTCGATAATTGCCGCTCTGAAAGCTGCAACAGAGAAGGAACCCTTAATAATTGGCAAGCCCAACAAACCAGTTTTTGAAGTTGTAAAAGAGAAGCTGAACGCCGATGAAATCTGGGTTGTAGGGGATAGGCTAGACACAGATATAGAGTTTGCAAAGAGAATAAACGCCAAAGCGATAATGGTGCTCACAGGGGTTAATACACTCGAGGACATCGAAAAGAGCAAAGTAAAACCCGACGTTGTTATGCCAAGCATCAAGGAGCTCATAAAATATCTGGAGGTTTACTTGGAGCAGCAAAAACCACGGGAATAA
- a CDS encoding DUF1616 domain-containing protein has product MSLRDYWDLITIIALSLLLDFLIAFYPDSLLRKALGLAFVLFFPGYVFITALFPEKKELDNLERLALSFGLSIAIVPLIGLALNYTPWGIRLIPILVSLTIFNVIFAFIAIYRRANAIEPWIPRISIEKIKEELEWEQSSKLDKALTVILIIAIISSIATLGYVITHPKPGEKFTEFYILGPEGKAADYPTELFVGENTTVILGIANHEYRNVTYHVEVWLVNLTYNFTTNETVVHNMYLMDYFNVTLPHKPVDIEGNWTPQWETNYTFTINKPGKWQLWFLLFKDDRPPLPIPINGDYAQTNATQRILDAIEGKIQALKLNIEVREI; this is encoded by the coding sequence ATGAGCCTTAGGGATTACTGGGATTTAATAACGATAATCGCACTCTCACTACTTCTTGACTTCCTCATAGCTTTTTACCCAGACAGCTTGCTTAGAAAAGCCCTTGGCTTAGCTTTCGTGCTCTTCTTTCCGGGCTATGTTTTCATAACAGCCCTATTCCCAGAGAAGAAGGAGCTCGACAACCTCGAAAGGCTGGCTTTAAGCTTTGGACTAAGCATTGCCATTGTGCCGCTAATCGGTTTGGCTCTCAACTACACCCCCTGGGGAATAAGGCTAATTCCAATTCTTGTGAGCTTAACCATCTTCAACGTAATCTTCGCTTTCATCGCAATCTACAGAAGGGCTAATGCTATTGAGCCGTGGATTCCAAGAATAAGCATTGAGAAGATCAAAGAAGAGCTCGAATGGGAGCAATCAAGCAAACTCGACAAAGCCCTAACCGTTATTTTAATCATAGCGATCATCTCCTCCATAGCAACCCTTGGCTACGTTATAACCCATCCAAAGCCCGGGGAGAAGTTCACCGAATTTTATATCCTCGGCCCAGAAGGAAAAGCCGCAGATTACCCAACGGAGCTCTTCGTAGGAGAAAACACCACCGTTATCCTTGGAATAGCAAACCACGAGTACCGGAACGTCACATACCACGTTGAAGTATGGCTTGTTAACTTGACCTACAACTTCACGACGAACGAAACCGTTGTTCATAATATGTACCTTATGGACTACTTCAACGTCACTTTGCCCCACAAGCCCGTTGACATAGAGGGCAACTGGACTCCCCAATGGGAGACCAATTACACCTTCACCATCAATAAGCCCGGAAAATGGCAGCTCTGGTTTTTACTTTTTAAGGATGATAGACCCCCACTGCCAATCCCGATAAACGGCGATTATGCTCAAACAAACGCCACGCAGAGAATTCTAGATGCCATAGAAGGCAAAATACAGGCTCTAAAGCTCAACATTGAAGTTAGGGAGATCTGA
- a CDS encoding transglutaminase-like domain-containing protein → MKPAQLKSILLLFMIISTALPANALVIPIGSLEIKYVILSGEPSTTKMNPLSSYMYTSTTESEEKIMLSSLAVEYSLYAGKRKLVWAAPKNSSRFVPNYNESIYLPEELKEITKEIAESSETIAEFAWKVSWFVNQNIKYEDVSFNVEKDRTFFREEDINMLIDEIWKKKKGVCRHKAILMERMLRYAGVEAKYAGGYALIPIKGKHPYIPPQDIDTIEELMEFSTHTGFGHAWVIVHDPAVGWYPLDPTRQKDPLHPILKDNLAVYIGNYTSYAPDGIPLFRIENVQNYTTEVNEVNYKNMKIVESSDTGIVVYNPEKNQIDYYPGGYSLIIPQTFNWSYGSYFENKTVNTNITVIHWRGKYYVKISGIKLPLYFTNNGKPITPLYKKGDYYVYREKDLNVRNGTAYFETPYYTLKVEVKEEPFGEVLVFGHFNFHAQFHRALIPY, encoded by the coding sequence ATGAAACCCGCCCAACTGAAATCAATCCTTCTATTGTTCATGATAATATCAACGGCACTCCCAGCAAATGCCCTAGTCATTCCTATAGGTAGTTTGGAAATCAAGTACGTGATCCTCTCCGGAGAGCCAAGCACAACAAAAATGAATCCCCTCTCAAGTTATATGTACACCTCAACAACTGAAAGCGAGGAAAAGATAATGCTCTCTTCCCTTGCTGTAGAATACAGCCTCTATGCTGGGAAAAGAAAACTAGTATGGGCGGCTCCAAAAAACTCATCGAGATTTGTTCCTAATTATAACGAATCCATTTACTTACCAGAGGAGCTTAAAGAGATAACCAAAGAGATCGCAGAGTCAAGTGAAACGATTGCAGAGTTTGCGTGGAAAGTTTCTTGGTTTGTCAACCAAAACATCAAATACGAGGACGTTTCTTTCAACGTAGAAAAAGATCGCACCTTTTTCCGTGAAGAAGACATTAACATGCTCATCGATGAAATTTGGAAAAAGAAAAAGGGAGTATGCAGACACAAGGCTATTCTAATGGAACGTATGTTAAGATACGCCGGAGTTGAGGCCAAATACGCTGGTGGATACGCCCTAATTCCCATAAAAGGAAAACATCCCTACATTCCCCCGCAAGATATCGATACAATCGAAGAGCTCATGGAATTCTCAACCCACACTGGATTTGGACACGCATGGGTGATAGTTCATGATCCGGCCGTGGGTTGGTATCCCCTAGACCCAACAAGACAAAAAGATCCCCTCCACCCAATCTTAAAGGATAATCTAGCCGTATACATTGGAAATTACACCTCCTATGCCCCAGATGGAATTCCACTTTTCAGAATCGAAAATGTGCAAAACTACACCACGGAGGTAAATGAGGTAAACTACAAAAACATGAAGATTGTGGAGTCAAGTGACACGGGTATAGTTGTATATAACCCAGAAAAGAATCAGATCGATTATTACCCCGGTGGCTACTCCCTAATAATTCCCCAAACTTTCAACTGGTCATATGGGAGTTATTTTGAAAACAAAACGGTAAATACAAACATAACAGTAATTCATTGGCGAGGGAAATATTACGTAAAGATAAGTGGCATCAAGCTGCCCTTGTACTTCACAAATAACGGAAAGCCCATAACACCCCTTTACAAAAAAGGTGATTACTACGTATACAGAGAGAAAGACCTAAATGTGAGAAATGGAACGGCTTATTTTGAAACACCCTATTATACCCTAAAAGTGGAGGTAAAAGAAGAGCCGTTCGGGGAAGTTCTAGTATTTGGACATTTCAACTTTCATGCCCAGTTCCACCGTGCATTAATTCCGTACTGA
- a CDS encoding SWIM zinc finger family protein codes for MSVREVRRIFGSRIFARGERYYREGRVLSAVKIGDVLYAQVRGSKTYRVEFDLKNMNSFCTCPYGRNCKHGVAAFLAYSNGKFFDGDAFLESMREKSKEEILGILKELLKNNPEILPEIKREVDLFSYFEGYLSYEDAVEVGRIIKSGISKDDAWELLEYICRHYYGFGGFYDDYRDFYYGDTVLKPLFEVIEKNISKEDFKRFLELLKLLDVSDDVYRYAYEVLLRNAELFKEDISNTENISVELRAPLLAKIGEKEKAEALILNSSLSPREKVMLLLEVNPELAEELGLKFSEYHLLIEYFGKRREYEKVIDLYTASDGVGYLISYVCEAIKATGRFEVFKEILKKESANMAFLCAVELGLKDRIIELFPDAVEKYIAGTLSRQAILDALSLIGDDLKSIIPDIEKIVEFEVAKKKRNAYEFAAELLKLIKKVDAKEYERLVEKLKKRHPRIRALWEILEGTIRCSS; via the coding sequence ATGAGCGTGAGGGAAGTAAGAAGGATTTTTGGGAGCAGGATATTTGCAAGAGGGGAAAGATACTACAGGGAAGGAAGGGTTTTAAGCGCTGTAAAAATTGGAGACGTACTTTACGCACAGGTTAGGGGAAGCAAGACGTACAGGGTTGAGTTTGACCTCAAGAATATGAACTCCTTTTGCACATGCCCCTATGGAAGAAACTGTAAACATGGTGTGGCGGCATTTCTTGCATACTCCAATGGGAAGTTTTTCGATGGTGATGCTTTCCTCGAATCCATGAGAGAGAAGAGCAAAGAGGAAATTCTGGGCATTTTAAAGGAACTCCTGAAAAACAATCCGGAAATTCTGCCTGAAATAAAAAGAGAGGTAGATCTCTTCTCTTATTTTGAGGGGTATCTCTCCTATGAAGATGCGGTTGAGGTGGGCAGGATAATTAAGAGCGGAATTTCGAAGGACGACGCTTGGGAGCTGCTTGAGTATATATGCAGGCACTACTATGGCTTCGGTGGGTTTTACGACGACTATAGGGATTTTTACTATGGAGACACTGTCCTGAAACCCTTGTTTGAGGTCATAGAGAAAAACATCAGTAAAGAAGACTTTAAAAGGTTTTTAGAACTCCTTAAGCTTTTAGACGTGTCAGATGATGTCTATAGATACGCCTATGAAGTTCTGCTGAGGAACGCTGAGCTCTTCAAAGAGGATATCTCAAATACTGAGAACATAAGCGTTGAGCTAAGAGCACCGTTGCTCGCAAAGATTGGAGAGAAAGAAAAGGCTGAGGCGCTTATACTAAACTCCAGCTTAAGTCCGCGGGAGAAAGTAATGCTTCTCCTAGAGGTGAATCCAGAACTTGCGGAGGAACTCGGCTTGAAATTCTCAGAGTATCATTTGCTTATAGAGTACTTTGGCAAAAGGAGGGAATATGAGAAGGTTATAGATCTCTACACGGCGAGCGATGGTGTAGGGTATCTCATAAGCTATGTTTGTGAGGCCATAAAGGCTACGGGCAGATTTGAAGTCTTTAAAGAAATATTAAAGAAAGAAAGCGCGAATATGGCGTTTTTATGCGCAGTTGAACTGGGTCTTAAGGATAGAATTATCGAGTTATTTCCAGATGCCGTCGAAAAGTACATAGCGGGTACCCTCTCCAGGCAGGCAATTTTGGATGCACTCTCGCTCATTGGGGATGATTTAAAGTCCATAATCCCGGACATTGAAAAGATTGTGGAATTTGAGGTTGCCAAGAAGAAGAGGAACGCCTACGAATTTGCAGCAGAGCTCCTAAAGCTCATCAAAAAGGTAGATGCTAAAGAGTACGAACGCTTGGTGGAAAAGCTCAAGAAAAGACATCCAAGAATAAGAGCACTATGGGAGATATTGGAGGGGACTATTCGCTGTAGTTCTTGA
- a CDS encoding DUF4350 domain-containing protein, translating into MSRVLYAILLVVGIGLMIMPLSVPVFKSSAEYSVLNTEWNGVSSFGKLLYSKGEIVPVLMTFDSAGLGEKKGTLIIVGPNLDFTNEEIAELREFLENGNTLLLVDDFGTGNQILEGLGLEQRFGRGELITPIYSKNYHYPITAEINDSELGKNVEKIVMYKPSVILNPQNALVYTPNASIFKNSYGAFAVVDKVEYGSGEIILISDPDIFTNSLFRENEEFIKNLLDYVSGPFFIDEAHHRDFNPYSSGTITIRRAVNKELIFYYILFVAGIAFVIETGIWLKVLEKILGLLFRFFKEEKESLEEIIKSLENEGLNKELLLKIISEIESGSKLGGRHGR; encoded by the coding sequence ATGAGCCGGGTTCTATATGCGATACTCCTTGTTGTTGGAATTGGCCTTATGATCATGCCCCTCTCAGTTCCGGTATTCAAGAGTAGCGCTGAGTACAGCGTTTTGAACACAGAGTGGAACGGGGTTTCAAGCTTTGGAAAGCTCCTCTACTCAAAGGGTGAAATCGTGCCCGTCTTGATGACTTTTGACTCAGCTGGCCTTGGCGAGAAAAAAGGAACCCTAATAATAGTGGGCCCCAATCTGGACTTTACGAATGAGGAAATAGCCGAGCTTAGAGAGTTTTTGGAAAACGGCAACACTCTGCTTCTGGTAGACGACTTTGGGACAGGCAATCAAATTCTAGAGGGCTTGGGACTTGAGCAGAGGTTTGGAAGGGGAGAGCTGATAACGCCAATATACTCCAAAAACTACCACTATCCAATAACCGCGGAGATAAATGATTCAGAGCTTGGCAAGAACGTTGAGAAGATAGTCATGTATAAGCCTTCGGTAATTCTAAACCCCCAAAATGCTCTCGTTTATACTCCCAACGCTTCCATCTTCAAAAACAGCTATGGGGCCTTTGCAGTTGTTGATAAGGTAGAATATGGAAGCGGAGAAATAATACTCATCTCAGATCCAGATATATTCACGAACTCCCTCTTCAGGGAAAACGAGGAGTTCATAAAGAACCTTCTCGACTACGTGAGCGGGCCGTTCTTTATTGACGAAGCCCACCACAGGGACTTCAACCCATATTCCTCCGGAACAATAACCATAAGGAGGGCTGTCAATAAGGAGCTAATATTCTACTACATCCTGTTCGTGGCGGGAATAGCGTTTGTAATTGAGACTGGCATTTGGTTAAAGGTTTTGGAGAAGATTTTGGGTCTTCTCTTTAGATTCTTTAAGGAGGAGAAAGAAAGCCTTGAGGAAATTATTAAAAGCCTTGAAAATGAAGGGCTTAACAAAGAACTACTCCTCAAGATCATTAGTGAAATTGAGAGTGGGTCAAAATTAGGTGGTAGGCATGGAAGGTAA
- a CDS encoding CalY family protein, giving the protein MKRELSLVFIGLLLGAVGLKIGMAIFSDVSTSENNEISTGEFDIRISKTGNTFYNDLKLFEFDDLKPGDEVKAEFYIKNSGDFNISKILLIPHIQDLESGDLTDAEALVDSTPEVGELSKNLILEWIAITVENQTYTLNDYSGKTLFELNNQSISILTSPLAPSEVAKVSMFFLVNPDAGNEIQKDLCLISLQIYAEQ; this is encoded by the coding sequence ATGAAAAGAGAACTGAGCCTTGTGTTTATAGGGCTTTTACTGGGTGCAGTAGGCCTCAAGATAGGGATGGCAATCTTCAGCGACGTGAGCACCTCAGAAAACAACGAAATTTCCACGGGAGAGTTTGACATCAGAATAAGTAAGACTGGAAACACTTTCTACAACGACTTAAAGCTGTTTGAGTTTGACGACTTAAAACCTGGAGATGAAGTAAAGGCGGAGTTCTACATAAAAAACAGCGGAGATTTTAACATCTCCAAGATACTGCTAATTCCCCATATCCAAGACTTGGAAAGTGGAGATCTCACCGATGCAGAGGCATTGGTAGACTCGACCCCAGAAGTAGGTGAGCTCAGCAAGAACCTCATACTGGAATGGATAGCCATAACGGTAGAAAACCAAACCTACACCCTAAATGATTATTCTGGAAAGACCCTCTTCGAGTTAAACAACCAATCAATATCAATCCTCACCTCCCCTCTCGCACCGTCAGAAGTAGCCAAGGTTTCGATGTTCTTCCTCGTAAACCCAGATGCAGGCAATGAGATCCAAAAAGACCTATGTCTGATTTCCCTTCAAATTTACGCAGAGCAGTGA